Genomic DNA from Peribacillus sp. FSL H8-0477:
TAAAGACCGACGTGACCGACCTTCGCAGCTGGAATCAGCTTTAAGATTCCATCAACCATTCCAATACCTGCGCGCAGAATTGGAATAATGCCTAATTTTTTACCTGATAAAACATTGAATGTCGCTTTACATACTGGTGTTTCGATTTCTACTTCCTCAAGAGGAAGATCTCTAGTAATTTCAAAAGCCATCAAAGTTGCAACTTCGTCAACAAGTTCACGGAATTCTTTCGTACCTGTTTTCACGTCACGTATGTATGCGATTTTATGTTGAATTAGCGGATGATCAAAAACAAATACTTTTGCCATAATAAGTCGCTCCTATTCTTTGTGTGGAATTTTCCTTATTTCCTCGGTCATTTCAGACCAGACATCTTGACACTTCTACCCATTCTACAGAAAAAGCAGGAAGACTTCAATAAATTATAAGAAGTCAGACCTTGGTTGGGAAAATAGAGAAAAAGCCGCCCTAAAAGTCAGGCGGCTTCGTTTCTTAATACTCTGCGTATAATTGATATTTACTCGAAAGAGCTTCCACTCGTTTAGATGCTTCTTCAAGTTTTTCTTCATTTTCAACATTTTTCAAAACAAGGCTAATAATAGAAGCAATTTCATCCATATCTTCTAAACTAAAGCCTCGTGAAGTAACAGCCGCTGTACCAATTCGAATACCGCTTGTCACAAATGGTGTTTCCGGATCAAACGGAATTGCATTTTTATTAACTGTAATACCAATATCATCTAAAGCCCGCTCAGCTACTTTTCCTGTAAGATTCACAGAGCGTGTATCTAATAGTAGTAAATGATTATCTGTACCATCAGAAACTAGCTTTAATCCTTCATTTTTCAAGGATTCACCAAGACGCTTGGCATTATCAATAATTTTTTGAGCATACTCATTAAAATCTTCTTCTAGTGCTTCGCCAAACGCAACCGCTTTTGCCGCAATAACGTGCATCAACGGACCACCTTGGATACCTGGGAAGATTGATTTATCAATTTTCTTAGCAAATTCTTCTTTACACAGAATCATACCGCCGCGAGGACCGCGAAGTGTTTTATGTGTAGTAGTTGTAACAAAGTCTGCATATGGAACGGGACTCTGATGAAGACCTGCTGCAACTAAACCAGCAATGTGCGCCATATCGACCATTAGGTAGGCACCCACTTCATCAGCAATTTCTCTGAATCGTTTAAAATCAATTTCGCGCGGATAGGCACTTGCACCCGCAACAATTAATTTAGGCTTGTGTTGACGTGCTTTTTCAAAGACGTCGTTATAATCAATACGATGGTTTTCAGGATCAACGCCATACTCAACAAAGTTATATTGCACACCGCTGAAGTTTACCGGGCTGCCATGTGTTAAGTGTCCGCCATGTGATAAATTCATACCAAGCACTGTATCTCCCGCTTCAAGCACTGTAAAATAGACCGCCATATTCGCTTGAGCACCCGAATGCGGCTGAACGTTTACATGCTCAGCTCCGAAGATTTTTTTCGCTCTGTCTCGTGCTAGATCTTCAACGATATCAACGTATTCACATCCGCCATAATAGCGTTTACCAGGATATCCTTCTGCGTATTTATTTGTCAAAACAGATCCTTGAGCTTCCATTACTGCTTCACTCACAAAGTTTTCAGAGGCAATTAGTTCAATCTTGCTTCTCTGACGTCCTAATTCCTGCTGGATTGCTTTGTACACTTGTTCATCTTGCTTCGCTAAACGGTTCATTCGGATATCCTCCTTGTGATTGACTGTACAAACGCCTTTGACACGTAAATACGAACGACGTACTTAGCCGTCCTCTTAAATTTCCTCTTTCATTTTACCATGTTGGACTAAAGAGTGGTAGTCTGGAATATTATTATTATTTCGAACATTTATCTAAATAAAATCAATAACATTCGGATTGAATGGGTATTTTCATATTTTTTTACTAAATT
This window encodes:
- the glyA gene encoding serine hydroxymethyltransferase; the encoded protein is MNRLAKQDEQVYKAIQQELGRQRSKIELIASENFVSEAVMEAQGSVLTNKYAEGYPGKRYYGGCEYVDIVEDLARDRAKKIFGAEHVNVQPHSGAQANMAVYFTVLEAGDTVLGMNLSHGGHLTHGSPVNFSGVQYNFVEYGVDPENHRIDYNDVFEKARQHKPKLIVAGASAYPREIDFKRFREIADEVGAYLMVDMAHIAGLVAAGLHQSPVPYADFVTTTTHKTLRGPRGGMILCKEEFAKKIDKSIFPGIQGGPLMHVIAAKAVAFGEALEEDFNEYAQKIIDNAKRLGESLKNEGLKLVSDGTDNHLLLLDTRSVNLTGKVAERALDDIGITVNKNAIPFDPETPFVTSGIRIGTAAVTSRGFSLEDMDEIASIISLVLKNVENEEKLEEASKRVEALSSKYQLYAEY